A genome region from Mycolicibacterium litorale includes the following:
- a CDS encoding SDR family NAD(P)-dependent oxidoreductase, producing the protein MNIDLNGKTALVTGSTQGIGLAIAKGLAAAGARVAVNGRSRERVDDAVAQLTGDVIGVAADVTTEGGVAELLRLLPDVDILVNNLGIFGAVAAREITDEQWRTYFDVNVLAAARLIRHYLPHMADRGWGRIIQIASDSAIVIPQEMIHYGVSKTALLALSRGFAKDAAGSGVTVNAVIAGPTHTAGVEDFVYQLVDRSLPWEEAQREFMRLHRPQSLLQRLIEPEEIANMVTYLSSPLASATTGAAVRADGGYVDSILP; encoded by the coding sequence GTGAATATCGACCTGAATGGGAAGACCGCACTCGTCACCGGCTCGACGCAGGGCATCGGATTGGCGATCGCAAAGGGTTTGGCCGCTGCGGGCGCGCGCGTCGCGGTCAACGGACGCAGCCGGGAGCGTGTCGACGACGCCGTCGCCCAACTGACCGGCGACGTCATCGGCGTCGCGGCCGACGTGACCACCGAGGGCGGGGTGGCAGAGCTGCTTCGCCTGCTGCCGGATGTCGACATCCTCGTCAACAACCTCGGGATCTTCGGTGCCGTCGCGGCGCGGGAGATCACCGACGAGCAGTGGCGCACGTACTTCGACGTCAACGTGCTCGCGGCGGCGCGTCTCATTCGGCACTACCTGCCGCACATGGCCGATCGGGGCTGGGGCCGGATCATCCAGATCGCCAGCGACTCCGCGATCGTCATCCCGCAGGAGATGATTCACTACGGGGTGTCGAAGACGGCGTTGCTGGCGCTGTCGCGCGGCTTCGCCAAGGACGCCGCGGGCAGCGGAGTGACGGTGAACGCGGTGATCGCCGGACCGACCCATACCGCAGGCGTCGAGGATTTCGTGTACCAGCTGGTGGACCGCTCATTGCCGTGGGAAGAGGCCCAGCGTGAGTTCATGCGGCTGCACCGGCCGCAGTCGTTGTTGCAGCGGCTCATCGAACCGGAGGAGATCGCCAACATGGTGACCTATCTGTCCTCGCCGCTGGCGTCGGCCACCACCGGTGCGGCAGTTCGAGCCGACGGCGGATACGTCGACTCGATTCTGCCCTAG
- a CDS encoding DUF6098 family protein, translating to MRVRPAPDPLPVIESLDELADLVTRQPDVYLRYSHGPETDSDETASCDYEADVLMPGLSVSAIAPEPWWPRPVQDWIARRIRQYAQLHEPGRFPWVLTGRVVGHGPDHEPLVTDIRPIAALGDRALAEAAARYREEFEVGRDSTTGQRPNA from the coding sequence ATGAGGGTGCGGCCTGCGCCGGACCCGCTCCCGGTGATCGAATCGCTCGACGAGCTCGCCGACCTCGTGACGCGGCAACCCGATGTCTATCTGCGGTACTCACACGGCCCCGAGACCGACAGCGACGAGACCGCGAGTTGCGACTACGAAGCCGACGTGTTGATGCCGGGGCTGTCGGTGAGCGCGATCGCGCCGGAGCCGTGGTGGCCGCGGCCCGTGCAGGACTGGATCGCCCGGCGCATCCGGCAGTACGCGCAACTGCATGAGCCGGGCCGGTTCCCGTGGGTGCTGACCGGGCGGGTGGTCGGACACGGACCCGACCACGAACCGCTCGTCACCGACATCCGCCCGATCGCCGCGCTCGGCGACCGAGCGCTGGCCGAAGCGGCCGCCCGTTACCGCGAGGAGTTCGAAGTCGGCCGGGATTCCACGACGGGGCAGCGGCCGAACGCCTAG
- a CDS encoding ADP-ribosylglycohydrolase family protein: MDTTPMRSRIRAGLLAYAAGDAAGVPWEGCRAEQVPRQGIDELPRRGDWPPGATSDDTALTLLVAEYLRDRGAVVDEADFLSRLAAAAPGIRGIGPSTKAAVDRFRSEGAVRAHSGDTNGAAMRALPIGWAIADDDLRRGVTTGLSRTTHGADSAVAAACIAAAMASAALDGVSPADVVGPEIDWAERQFRVDLTPVRRADEGGWWPHRNGVTLHALDTAAAVVGVVRHALDRRLTLADALRHAVSLGGDTDTVAAIVGGILGGRERDTPDIPWLARVDLPDDATLDAVSAALAELRASTG; encoded by the coding sequence GTGGACACGACACCGATGCGGTCCCGGATCCGGGCCGGTCTGCTGGCATACGCCGCGGGGGACGCGGCGGGGGTGCCGTGGGAGGGCTGCCGCGCCGAGCAGGTGCCCCGCCAGGGCATCGACGAACTGCCCCGCCGCGGGGACTGGCCGCCCGGCGCCACGTCCGACGACACCGCGCTCACCCTGCTGGTGGCCGAGTACCTGCGCGACCGCGGCGCGGTGGTGGACGAGGCCGACTTCCTGTCGCGTCTCGCCGCCGCGGCGCCGGGAATCCGGGGGATCGGACCCAGCACCAAGGCGGCGGTCGACCGTTTCCGATCCGAGGGGGCGGTGCGCGCCCATAGCGGTGACACCAACGGCGCGGCGATGCGCGCGCTGCCGATCGGCTGGGCGATCGCCGACGACGATCTACGCCGCGGGGTCACCACCGGTTTGTCCCGCACCACCCACGGGGCGGACTCGGCCGTCGCCGCCGCGTGTATCGCCGCGGCCATGGCCTCGGCGGCGCTCGACGGCGTCTCGCCCGCCGACGTGGTCGGCCCCGAAATAGACTGGGCCGAACGGCAATTCAGGGTCGACCTGACGCCGGTACGGCGCGCGGACGAAGGTGGATGGTGGCCGCACCGCAACGGTGTCACGCTGCACGCCCTCGACACCGCCGCGGCGGTGGTGGGCGTGGTCCGCCACGCCCTCGACCGCAGGCTCACCCTCGCCGACGCCCTGCGTCATGCGGTGTCGCTCGGCGGTGACACCGACACCGTCGCCGCCATCGTGGGCGGAATACTCGGCGGGCGCGAACGGGACACCCCCGACATCCCGTGGCTGGCACGCGTGGACCTGCCGGACGATGCGACGCTCGACGCGGTCAGCGCCGCGCTGGCCGAATTGCGGGCATCGACGGGCTGA
- a CDS encoding aminotransferase class IV, giving the protein MTATDLGTSNLVAVEPGAIREATPPGSVIQYSDYELDTSSPFAGGVAWIEGEYLPAEEAKISIFDTGFGHSDLTYTVAHVWHGNIFRLGDHLDRLLDGARKLRLDPGMSKDELADITKRCVAMSQLRESFVNLTVTRGYGKRKGEKDLSKLTHQVYIYAIPYLWAFPPNEQIFGTTAIVPRHVRRAGRNTVDPTIKNYQWGDLTAASFEAKDRGARTAILLDSDNCVAEGPGFNVCIVKDGKLASPSRNALPGITRKTVFELADAMGIEATLRDVTSHELYDADEIMAVTTAGGVTPINTLDGEPIGDGGPGPVTVAIRDRFWALMDEPGPLIEAIEY; this is encoded by the coding sequence ATGACTGCAACAGATCTCGGCACCAGCAACCTCGTCGCGGTCGAACCCGGCGCCATCCGGGAGGCCACCCCGCCCGGATCGGTGATCCAGTACAGCGACTACGAACTCGACACCTCCAGCCCGTTCGCCGGCGGCGTCGCCTGGATCGAGGGTGAGTACCTGCCGGCCGAGGAGGCGAAGATCTCGATCTTCGACACCGGCTTCGGTCACTCAGACCTGACCTACACCGTCGCACATGTCTGGCACGGCAACATCTTCCGGCTCGGTGATCACCTCGACCGGTTGCTCGACGGGGCCCGCAAGCTCCGGCTCGACCCGGGGATGAGCAAGGACGAGCTCGCCGACATCACCAAACGCTGTGTCGCGATGTCACAGCTGCGCGAATCCTTCGTCAACCTGACGGTCACTCGCGGATACGGAAAGCGCAAGGGCGAGAAGGACTTGTCCAAGCTGACCCATCAGGTGTACATCTACGCGATCCCGTACCTGTGGGCGTTCCCGCCGAACGAGCAGATCTTCGGCACCACCGCGATCGTGCCGCGCCACGTCCGGCGCGCGGGACGCAACACCGTCGACCCGACGATCAAGAATTACCAGTGGGGCGATCTGACCGCCGCCAGCTTCGAGGCCAAGGACCGCGGCGCGCGCACCGCGATCCTGCTCGACTCGGACAACTGCGTCGCCGAGGGCCCGGGCTTCAACGTCTGCATCGTCAAGGACGGGAAGCTGGCCTCACCGTCGCGAAATGCGTTGCCGGGCATCACTCGCAAGACGGTCTTCGAGCTCGCTGACGCGATGGGCATCGAGGCGACGCTGCGCGATGTCACCAGCCACGAGCTCTACGACGCCGACGAGATCATGGCCGTCACCACCGCCGGTGGCGTCACGCCGATCAACACACTCGACGGCGAACCGATCGGCGACGGCGGGCCCGGCCCCGTCACCGTGGCCATCCGGGACCGGTTCTGGGCGTTGATGGACGAACCAGGCCCGCTCATCGAGGCCATTGAGTACTGA
- a CDS encoding APC family permease — MTDAAAPPTPAKAPPGVADAEDAKLAELGYTQKLDRSVGKLASFAIGFATISATTAVFTGFGAGYFTAGAPFVWTLLLAGAVFALWAFIAADLTAKLPLAGYSYQWISRINGPDLAWFTGFIALMGWVCGMTGVGFILSGYLGGLFGWSMSQSAQILVAIGVVFLCVLINIYGVRFATMVNNIGVSLELVITVGATALIAVIAFSAPENHQPISVLFTGGESGDKDSYLLAWLAAALGPFFGLIGVESGADVAEETKDARRVVPKTMFYALATSIVIELLMYIVYVLAIRDVAAVEANSAAPIEEIITQQAGPVVTKVVVAVALTNILACLLANILVATRLTYSMARDNMLPLSHLWRHVSPTRKTPTFAVLGLGGLSTLLLLSALVNEKAFNYIIGIASLLFFFVYILQTVGLIVGHRRGTIPQPEPGTFDLGRFRLPLYVTALVVFLGVAVALLFLPQFTTNKWVFLGIVVIAAIWWATGLKARLSRGEAGAGYARTNNL; from the coding sequence ATGACCGATGCCGCCGCACCACCGACCCCGGCGAAGGCGCCCCCCGGAGTCGCCGACGCCGAGGACGCCAAACTCGCCGAACTGGGCTACACCCAGAAGCTCGACCGATCCGTCGGCAAGCTCGCGTCGTTCGCGATCGGGTTCGCCACCATCAGCGCCACCACCGCGGTCTTCACCGGGTTCGGCGCCGGGTACTTCACGGCGGGCGCACCGTTCGTCTGGACACTGCTGCTGGCCGGCGCCGTCTTCGCGCTGTGGGCGTTCATCGCCGCCGACCTGACCGCCAAGCTGCCGCTCGCCGGATACTCCTACCAGTGGATCAGCCGGATCAACGGCCCCGACCTGGCCTGGTTCACCGGGTTCATCGCCCTGATGGGCTGGGTCTGCGGGATGACCGGCGTCGGTTTCATCCTGTCCGGCTACCTCGGCGGGCTCTTCGGCTGGAGCATGAGCCAGAGCGCACAGATCCTCGTCGCGATCGGTGTCGTGTTCCTGTGCGTCCTGATCAACATCTACGGCGTCCGGTTCGCCACCATGGTGAACAACATCGGGGTCAGCCTCGAACTCGTGATCACCGTTGGCGCGACGGCGCTGATCGCGGTGATCGCGTTCTCCGCGCCGGAGAACCATCAGCCGATCTCGGTGCTGTTCACCGGCGGGGAGTCGGGCGACAAGGACTCCTACCTGCTGGCGTGGCTGGCGGCCGCGCTCGGGCCGTTCTTCGGTCTGATCGGCGTCGAATCAGGCGCCGATGTCGCCGAGGAGACCAAGGACGCCAGGCGCGTGGTGCCGAAGACCATGTTCTACGCGCTGGCCACCTCGATCGTCATCGAGTTGCTGATGTACATCGTCTACGTGCTGGCGATCCGCGATGTCGCCGCGGTCGAGGCGAACTCCGCCGCGCCGATCGAGGAGATCATCACCCAGCAGGCCGGCCCCGTCGTCACCAAGGTCGTCGTCGCCGTCGCGCTCACCAACATCCTGGCCTGCCTGCTGGCCAACATCCTGGTGGCCACCCGCCTCACCTACTCGATGGCCCGCGACAACATGCTTCCGCTGTCGCACCTGTGGCGGCATGTGTCCCCGACGCGGAAGACCCCCACCTTCGCGGTGCTCGGGCTGGGCGGCCTGTCGACGCTGCTGCTGCTGTCGGCGCTGGTGAACGAGAAGGCGTTCAACTACATCATCGGCATCGCGTCGCTGCTCTTCTTCTTCGTCTACATCCTGCAGACCGTCGGCCTCATCGTCGGGCACCGCAGGGGCACCATCCCGCAGCCGGAGCCCGGCACGTTCGACCTCGGCCGGTTCCGCCTTCCGCTCTACGTCACCGCGCTGGTGGTGTTCCTCGGCGTCGCTGTGGCCCTGCTGTTCCTGCCGCAGTTCACCACCAACAAGTGGGTTTTCCTCGGCATCGTCGTGATCGCGGCGATCTGGTGGGCCACCGGGCTCAAAGCACGACTGAGCCGGGGCGAGGCGGGCGCCGGCTACGCCAGGACCAACAACCTCTGA
- a CDS encoding acyl carrier protein — MATGETGFDDVTFDLISVQYHSLKAGHDYGQYVRDARNAGMDDIASFFEQVMSEDSERARRCHEFLGRLQGSAAAGPATS, encoded by the coding sequence ATGGCTACTGGAGAAACCGGCTTCGACGATGTGACGTTCGATCTGATCTCGGTTCAATACCACTCGCTGAAGGCCGGACACGACTACGGGCAGTACGTGCGCGATGCGCGTAACGCCGGAATGGACGACATCGCGTCGTTCTTCGAGCAGGTGATGTCCGAGGATTCGGAGCGGGCTCGCCGCTGCCACGAATTCCTCGGCCGGCTGCAGGGATCAGCCGCCGCGGGCCCTGCGACGAGCTGA
- a CDS encoding MFS transporter, translating into MWRTVPILMALYFVNYLDRTNLGIAKADISEHLQLSATMFGFASGIFFIGYVLVEVPSNLALHRFGARRWLARIAVSWGIVVVAIGFAPNAATLLVLRFLLGVAEAGLFPGVIFYLSRWFPGAYRARVVAMFMLASPIAAAVGTPVGAWLIDVGDGLFGLAGWQFLMICSGLPAIVLGVVCWFSLTDRPADATWLPDDEKRWLTDVLAAEEREVGDRFDVPLRRALTSPRVWALAVVYFGVAYGLYALAFFLPSIIAGFRESFGLTLSIEQVGLITAIPYAFAAVAMFLWSRHADRTGGHAGHVAAPMLLGGLAIPVALYLDSPVLVMIPVTLAAMGVFSAIPSFWALPSRFLTGAAAAGAIGLINSVGNLGGFAAPYLTGALDDLLGSPRAGMWAVGVMMVLSAAVVLALRAAPDRVAKPVGG; encoded by the coding sequence ATGTGGCGCACTGTGCCGATCCTGATGGCGCTCTACTTCGTCAACTATCTGGATCGCACGAACCTCGGCATCGCCAAGGCCGACATCAGCGAGCACCTGCAGCTGTCGGCAACCATGTTCGGCTTCGCCTCGGGCATCTTCTTCATCGGCTACGTCCTCGTGGAAGTGCCGTCGAACCTCGCACTGCACCGGTTCGGGGCCCGCCGGTGGCTGGCCCGCATCGCGGTGTCCTGGGGAATCGTGGTCGTCGCCATCGGCTTCGCCCCGAACGCCGCTACGCTGCTGGTGTTGCGGTTCCTGCTCGGCGTCGCCGAGGCCGGGCTGTTCCCCGGTGTCATCTTCTATCTCAGCCGCTGGTTCCCCGGCGCCTACCGGGCGCGGGTGGTCGCGATGTTCATGCTGGCCAGCCCGATCGCCGCAGCGGTGGGAACACCGGTCGGCGCGTGGCTCATCGACGTCGGCGACGGACTGTTCGGGTTGGCCGGCTGGCAGTTCCTGATGATCTGTTCGGGCCTGCCCGCGATCGTGCTCGGCGTCGTGTGCTGGTTCTCCCTGACCGACCGGCCTGCCGACGCCACCTGGTTGCCCGATGACGAGAAGCGCTGGCTGACCGATGTTCTGGCCGCAGAGGAGCGTGAGGTCGGCGACCGCTTCGACGTCCCGCTGCGCCGCGCGCTGACCAGTCCGCGGGTGTGGGCCCTGGCGGTGGTGTACTTCGGTGTCGCCTACGGCCTCTATGCGCTGGCGTTCTTCCTGCCGTCCATCATCGCCGGGTTCCGGGAGAGTTTCGGCCTCACGCTGTCGATCGAGCAGGTCGGGCTGATTACCGCGATTCCCTACGCATTCGCCGCGGTGGCGATGTTCCTGTGGTCGCGGCACGCGGACCGCACCGGCGGACACGCCGGGCACGTCGCCGCGCCCATGCTGCTCGGCGGGCTGGCGATTCCGGTGGCGCTGTACTTGGACAGCCCGGTGCTGGTGATGATTCCGGTGACCCTGGCCGCCATGGGGGTGTTCAGTGCGATCCCGAGTTTCTGGGCACTGCCGTCGCGGTTCCTCACCGGAGCCGCGGCCGCCGGGGCGATCGGGCTGATCAACTCCGTCGGCAATCTCGGCGGATTTGCCGCCCCGTACCTCACCGGCGCGCTCGACGATCTGCTCGGCTCGCCGAGGGCGGGCATGTGGGCGGTCGGCGTGATGATGGTGCTCTCCGCGGCGGTGGTCCTGGCACTGCGCGCCGCGCCCGACCGTGTCGCGAAACCGGTCGGCGGCTAG
- a CDS encoding acyl-CoA dehydrogenase — translation MPIAINEEHNDLADSVRSLVARVAPSEVLHEALENPIPNPPPFWRAAAEQGLQGVHLPESAGGQGFGILELAIVLAEFGYGAVPGPFVPSAIASALIAANDPDAKVLGDLASGDVIAAYAIDSSLTATRHGDGLVVRGEVRAVPAAAQASVLVLPVAGLDDESSGDEWVVFDAEQLEIEPVASVDPLRPVAHVRANAVEISDDRVLRTLTRPLARALIVTLLSAEAIGVARWATDTAAAYAKIREQFGRPIGQFQAIKHKCADMIAQTERATAAVWDAARALDGLRENPSEDPHVEFAAAVAATLAPTAAQHCVQECIQVHGGIGFTWEHDTNVYYRRALVLAAAFGRRSEYPQHVVDTATTTGMRPINLDLDPDTEKLRDEIRAEVAALKALPREERTVAIAEGGWVQPHLPTPWGRAASPVEQIIIAQEFATGRVKRPQMGIAAWLIPSIVAFGTDEQKQRFLPPTFRGEMIWCQLFSEPGAGSDLASLTTKATKVDGGWRITGQKIWTTGAQYSQWGALLARTDPSAPKHNGITYFLLDMNSEGVEVKPLRELTGNAMFNTVFIDDVFVPDDLVLGEVNRGWEVSRNTLTNERVSIGSSEPPFLATLDGFVEFIRDGHFDQIGQNKAGQLIAEGHAAKLLNLRSTLLTLAGGDAMPSAAISKLLSMKTGQGYAEFAVSSFGTDAVIAAPDSLEFTWVEYLLGSRATTIYGGTSEVQLNIIAERLLGLPRDP, via the coding sequence ATGCCCATTGCGATCAACGAAGAGCACAACGACCTCGCCGATTCCGTACGGTCCCTGGTGGCGCGCGTCGCGCCGTCCGAAGTGCTCCACGAAGCGCTCGAGAACCCGATCCCCAACCCGCCCCCGTTCTGGCGCGCCGCAGCCGAGCAGGGTCTTCAGGGTGTCCATTTGCCGGAATCCGCCGGCGGACAAGGGTTCGGCATCCTCGAACTGGCCATCGTGCTGGCCGAATTCGGCTACGGCGCGGTGCCGGGACCATTTGTGCCGTCGGCGATCGCCAGCGCGCTGATCGCCGCCAACGACCCCGACGCCAAGGTGCTCGGCGACCTCGCCTCCGGCGATGTCATCGCCGCCTACGCGATCGACTCCAGCCTGACCGCCACCCGCCACGGCGACGGTCTGGTGGTCCGCGGCGAGGTGCGCGCCGTCCCCGCCGCCGCGCAGGCCTCCGTGCTGGTGCTGCCGGTCGCCGGCCTCGACGACGAGAGCAGCGGCGACGAGTGGGTGGTCTTCGACGCCGAGCAACTGGAGATCGAACCGGTGGCGAGCGTCGACCCGCTGCGTCCCGTCGCGCACGTGCGCGCCAACGCCGTGGAGATCAGTGACGACCGGGTGTTGCGCACCCTCACCCGTCCGCTGGCGCGGGCGCTGATCGTCACACTGCTGTCCGCCGAGGCCATCGGTGTCGCGCGCTGGGCGACCGATACGGCGGCCGCCTACGCCAAGATCCGCGAACAGTTCGGCCGGCCGATCGGCCAGTTCCAGGCCATCAAGCACAAGTGTGCCGACATGATCGCCCAGACCGAGCGGGCCACCGCCGCGGTGTGGGACGCCGCCCGCGCACTCGACGGGCTGCGGGAGAACCCCTCCGAAGACCCGCATGTCGAGTTCGCCGCCGCCGTCGCCGCCACACTGGCGCCCACCGCCGCGCAGCACTGCGTGCAGGAGTGCATCCAGGTGCACGGCGGCATCGGGTTCACCTGGGAACACGACACCAACGTCTACTACCGGCGCGCGCTGGTGCTCGCCGCCGCGTTCGGCCGCAGATCCGAGTACCCGCAGCACGTGGTCGACACCGCGACCACCACCGGAATGCGTCCCATCAACCTCGACCTGGACCCCGACACCGAGAAGCTGCGCGACGAGATCCGCGCCGAGGTCGCCGCGCTCAAGGCCCTGCCCCGCGAGGAGCGCACCGTCGCCATCGCCGAGGGCGGCTGGGTGCAGCCCCACCTGCCCACCCCGTGGGGACGCGCGGCGAGCCCCGTCGAGCAGATCATCATCGCCCAGGAGTTCGCGACCGGCCGGGTCAAGCGACCCCAGATGGGCATCGCCGCCTGGCTCATCCCGTCGATCGTGGCGTTCGGCACCGACGAACAGAAGCAGCGGTTCCTGCCGCCCACCTTCCGCGGCGAGATGATCTGGTGCCAGCTGTTCTCCGAGCCGGGCGCCGGCTCGGACCTGGCCAGCCTGACCACCAAGGCCACCAAGGTCGACGGCGGCTGGCGCATCACCGGCCAGAAGATCTGGACCACCGGCGCGCAGTACTCCCAGTGGGGTGCGCTGCTGGCCCGCACGGACCCCAGCGCACCCAAACACAACGGCATCACGTACTTCCTGCTCGACATGAACAGCGAAGGCGTCGAGGTCAAACCGCTGCGCGAGCTGACCGGCAACGCAATGTTCAACACCGTCTTCATCGACGACGTGTTCGTCCCCGACGACCTGGTGCTCGGTGAGGTCAACCGTGGCTGGGAGGTCAGCCGCAACACGCTCACCAACGAGCGGGTGTCCATCGGCAGCAGCGAGCCGCCGTTCCTGGCCACTCTCGACGGCTTCGTCGAGTTCATCCGCGACGGCCACTTCGACCAGATCGGGCAGAACAAGGCGGGCCAGCTGATCGCCGAGGGGCACGCCGCCAAGCTGCTGAACCTGCGCTCGACGCTGCTGACGCTGGCCGGGGGCGACGCGATGCCGTCGGCGGCGATCTCCAAGCTGCTGTCGATGAAGACCGGTCAGGGCTATGCGGAGTTCGCGGTGTCGTCCTTCGGCACCGACGCGGTGATCGCCGCACCAGACTCGCTGGAGTTCACATGGGTGGAGTACCTGCTGGGCAGCCGCGCCACGACGATCTATGGCGGCACGTCGGAAGTGCAGCTGAACATCATCGCCGAGCGGCTGCTCGGACTCCCGCGCGATCCGTAA
- a CDS encoding DUF4193 domain-containing protein, whose translation MTVDYDAPRRKQEDVETDSLDELPVPRNDARTAVLDLEDADPMDAIDLPGADLSGEELTVRVIPKQADEFTCSSCFLVFHRSRLARNAGDALICADCA comes from the coding sequence ATGACCGTTGACTACGACGCGCCCCGCCGTAAGCAAGAAGACGTGGAAACCGACTCGCTCGACGAACTGCCGGTGCCGCGCAACGACGCCCGCACGGCGGTCCTCGACCTCGAGGACGCCGACCCGATGGACGCCATCGACCTGCCCGGCGCCGACCTGTCCGGTGAAGAACTCACCGTGCGGGTCATCCCGAAGCAGGCCGACGAGTTCACCTGCAGCAGTTGCTTCCTGGTGTTCCACCGCAGCCGGTTGGCCCGCAACGCGGGCGACGCGCTGATCTGCGCCGACTGCGCCTGA
- a CDS encoding LysR family transcriptional regulator, which yields MIGGGPTRLRSPDITLRQLRYFAVLGAELNYHRAAERLFITQPALSTAIKQLEHLVGVALFTRSTREVTLTDVGASWLPRVQEALAGVDGAIGDLSALTGRTGNRIRLGYFLGTGADLLYRLVRHFEAAHPEITIEATEFDFSDPTAGLADGTTEIALTRPPLDLPEHRIFVLDTEDWVACLPRDHRYAGRDEVEITDLLDDPIVCAPASAGGWRDYWMAMELRDRPPTVAAVAATYEAETTAIARGLGISFTTEAIARLYDRPGIVYVPIRGHAPSYIALAWHPASLSPQGRTLIRHVEAQWNFPEGHGEERPADLR from the coding sequence GTGATCGGAGGTGGCCCCACGAGACTGCGGAGCCCCGACATCACACTGCGCCAGCTGCGGTACTTCGCGGTACTGGGCGCGGAACTGAACTACCACCGCGCCGCCGAGCGGCTGTTCATCACCCAGCCCGCGCTGTCCACCGCGATCAAACAGCTCGAACACCTCGTCGGTGTCGCACTGTTCACCCGCAGCACCCGCGAGGTCACGCTGACCGACGTGGGCGCCTCGTGGCTGCCCCGAGTGCAGGAAGCGCTGGCCGGGGTGGACGGCGCCATCGGTGACCTCTCGGCGCTGACCGGGCGCACCGGCAACCGCATCCGGCTCGGGTATTTCCTGGGCACCGGCGCCGATCTGCTCTACCGGCTGGTGCGCCACTTCGAGGCCGCGCACCCGGAGATCACGATCGAGGCCACCGAGTTCGACTTCTCCGACCCGACCGCCGGGCTGGCCGACGGCACCACGGAGATCGCGCTGACCCGGCCGCCGCTCGACCTGCCCGAGCACCGCATCTTCGTCCTCGACACCGAGGACTGGGTGGCGTGCCTGCCGCGCGACCACCGCTACGCCGGCCGCGACGAGGTCGAGATCACCGATCTGCTCGACGATCCGATCGTCTGCGCTCCGGCCAGCGCCGGAGGCTGGCGCGACTACTGGATGGCGATGGAACTGCGCGACCGCCCGCCCACGGTGGCCGCCGTCGCGGCCACGTACGAAGCTGAGACGACGGCGATCGCACGCGGCCTCGGGATCAGCTTCACCACCGAGGCCATCGCCCGGCTCTACGACCGGCCGGGCATCGTCTACGTGCCGATCCGCGGTCACGCCCCCAGCTACATCGCGCTGGCATGGCACCCGGCGAGCCTTTCTCCGCAGGGCCGCACGCTGATCCGGCATGTGGAGGCCCAATGGAACTTCCCCGAGGGCCATGGCGAAGAACGCCCCGCCGACCTGCGTTGA